Proteins encoded by one window of Kribbella italica:
- a CDS encoding AraC family transcriptional regulator, giving the protein MSKSRHQPIAPTVLRRLDAGAGIDAHRHDDHQIAYAARGVLAVATDQGHWIAPADRAIWVPAGTVHQHRAYGRTDLYLVGLTENPLSLSSPAVLAVGPLLRELIIACTDAELPSAEHTRLRAVLLDQLRHTAQQPLKLPKATDPRLAAVCDALAADPASPQTLATLGASVGAGERTLSRLFRAEFAMTFPQWRTQLRLHHALILLAEGHPVTSVALRCGWSTPSAFIDTFRRTFGHTPGQHLDRSR; this is encoded by the coding sequence ATGTCGAAAAGCCGCCACCAGCCGATCGCGCCGACCGTCCTGCGCCGCCTCGATGCCGGCGCGGGCATCGACGCGCACCGGCACGACGACCACCAGATCGCGTACGCCGCCCGCGGGGTGCTCGCCGTCGCCACCGACCAGGGCCACTGGATCGCGCCTGCGGACCGGGCGATCTGGGTGCCGGCGGGGACCGTGCACCAGCACCGGGCCTACGGGCGGACGGATCTCTACCTGGTCGGGCTGACCGAGAATCCGCTCTCGCTGTCCTCACCCGCGGTGCTTGCCGTCGGCCCGCTTCTTCGCGAGCTGATCATCGCCTGCACCGACGCCGAGCTGCCGTCGGCCGAGCACACCCGCTTGCGGGCCGTCCTTCTCGACCAGTTGCGGCACACCGCGCAGCAGCCCTTGAAGTTGCCCAAAGCAACCGATCCGCGGCTGGCCGCGGTCTGCGACGCGCTCGCCGCCGACCCAGCCTCTCCGCAAACCTTGGCCACCCTCGGTGCTTCGGTCGGCGCCGGCGAACGCACGTTGTCCCGGCTCTTCCGCGCCGAGTTCGCGATGACGTTCCCCCAGTGGCGCACCCAGCTGCGCCTGCACCACGCGCTCATCCTGCTGGCCGAAGGCCACCCCGTCACGTCGGTCGCACTGCGCTGCGGCTGGTCGACCCCGAGCGCGTTCATCGACACCTTCCGCCGGACCTTCGGCCACACTCCCGGCCAGCACCTTGACAGGTCTCGGTAA
- a CDS encoding MFS transporter, translating into MKRLPTVLLSTGHGSVDLYQGIVPVLVPFLVAERGYDYVAVSGFVLAATLLSSVVQPLFGLLTDRWSMPWLLPVSMLGTGAGTALIGLTEDYALTLLVIALTGVGVAAYHPQAARTARAVTGGGHVGMSWFSLGGIVGFALAPVLVVPLLHAGGLEATPALMIPAVVGVLITLPLLRKGTAPKATRREGADDWRSFAQLTTIIVLRSIVYVGLTTFVGLYIGQRLDLSATGSSAVLIVLFGGGVVGTLLGGRLANRWGRLPVMRIAYATAAAGLAGLTFVPGPTMLAFVVLTAIALSVPFSLHITLGQDYLPSRVGTASGVTLGLAVSAGGLLAPALGALARSTSLQTVLAVLIVLPAVAGLLAGRLAEPRPIS; encoded by the coding sequence GTGAAGAGACTCCCCACCGTCCTGCTCTCGACCGGCCACGGCAGCGTCGACCTCTACCAGGGCATCGTCCCGGTCTTGGTCCCGTTCCTGGTCGCCGAGCGCGGCTACGACTACGTCGCGGTCTCCGGCTTCGTGCTCGCCGCGACCCTGCTGTCGTCGGTGGTCCAACCACTGTTCGGCCTGCTCACCGACCGCTGGTCGATGCCGTGGCTGCTGCCGGTCAGCATGCTCGGCACCGGCGCCGGTACGGCGCTGATCGGCCTCACCGAGGACTACGCCCTCACGCTCCTCGTGATCGCGCTGACCGGCGTCGGCGTCGCGGCGTACCACCCCCAAGCAGCCCGTACGGCGCGCGCAGTCACCGGCGGCGGCCACGTCGGCATGAGCTGGTTCTCCCTCGGCGGCATCGTCGGCTTCGCGCTCGCGCCGGTGCTCGTCGTACCGCTGCTGCATGCGGGCGGCCTCGAAGCAACGCCCGCGCTGATGATCCCCGCGGTCGTCGGCGTGCTGATCACGCTTCCCCTGCTGCGCAAGGGCACAGCGCCGAAGGCCACCCGCCGAGAAGGTGCCGACGACTGGCGATCCTTCGCGCAGCTCACCACGATCATCGTGCTGCGCTCGATCGTGTACGTCGGGCTGACCACGTTCGTCGGCCTCTACATCGGCCAGCGACTGGACCTGTCCGCGACCGGCAGCTCCGCAGTCCTGATCGTGCTCTTCGGCGGCGGAGTCGTCGGCACCCTGCTCGGCGGCCGGCTCGCCAACCGCTGGGGTCGGCTGCCGGTGATGCGGATCGCGTATGCCACCGCGGCCGCCGGGCTCGCCGGCCTGACCTTCGTCCCCGGCCCGACGATGCTCGCATTCGTCGTATTGACCGCGATCGCCCTGTCCGTGCCGTTCTCGCTGCACATCACGCTCGGCCAGGACTACCTGCCGAGCCGAGTCGGTACGGCGAGTGGCGTCACGCTCGGCCTCGCCGTCAGCGCCGGCGGGCTGCTCGCGCCCGCACTCGGCGCACTCGCGAGGAGCACGTCACTGCAGACGGTGCTCGCCGTACTGATCGTGCTTCCCGCGGTCGCCGGACTGCTGGCCGGGCGTCTCGCCGAGCCCCGCCCGATCAGCTGA
- a CDS encoding DUF952 domain-containing protein, whose product MARILHIAFPDEWAAAQAAGAYRMSTRGTSLDDGATFIHASRFEQVGATANRFYADVSQPLLLLVIDTERLVSALCDEDLDGSGTTFPHLYGPLNLDAVVDVLAYERGADGRWPEVSPQAVS is encoded by the coding sequence ATGGCGAGGATCCTGCACATCGCGTTCCCCGACGAGTGGGCGGCCGCCCAGGCCGCGGGCGCGTACCGGATGTCGACCCGCGGAACGTCGCTGGACGACGGCGCGACCTTCATCCACGCGTCCCGGTTCGAACAGGTCGGCGCGACCGCGAACCGCTTCTACGCCGACGTCTCGCAGCCCTTGCTGCTCTTGGTGATCGACACCGAGCGACTCGTCTCGGCGCTGTGCGACGAGGACCTGGACGGCAGCGGTACGACGTTCCCGCACCTCTACGGACCGCTGAACCTGGACGCCGTGGTCGACGTACTGGCTTATGAGCGTGGTGCGGACGGCCGCTGGCCCGAAGTGTCGCCGCAGGCCGTATCCTGA
- a CDS encoding PQQ-dependent sugar dehydrogenase, with protein sequence MRRSRIAVLITAALIGALGVSAPAAEAGSTIPAADYQQVSLASGANELGEAMSLAVMPNRSVIHTARDGAVRITDVNGTTTLAGRLNVYTHDEEGLQGVAVDPGFATNRFVWLYFSPRLSTPDGDAPTDGTQADWDRWKGELHLSRFVLKTDNTLDLASEKIVLRVPNDRGQCCHVGGDLDFNAAGNLYLTTGDDSNPFQSDSYTPIDERTSRNPQFDAQRTSGNTNDLRGKLLRIKPQADGTYTIPSGNLFAPGTAQTKPEIYAMGFRNPFRMSVDKPTGIVYLGDYGPDAGVTDPNRGPNGQVEFDRIMAPGNYGWPYCTGTNATNETYNDWQFPSGPSGAKFDCAGGPTNNSFRNTGQTKLPPAKPSWIKYGGDAGTPPEFGGGSESPMGGPVYRYDAGNTSPVKFPASLNGRYFAGELGRKWIKAIEVTGTGGVGDIGAFPWTGTQVMDMAFGPDGALYVLDYGTGANNQALWRIEYKGSTNRNPIAKAAATPTSGGRPLTVAFSSAGSSDPEGGALSYRWTFGDGGSSTQANPSYTYNTAGTFTATLTVTDPTGLTGSANVQISVGNTAPTVTLQAPADGQPFSFGDTVPFQVTVSDPEDGTIDCSRVKVTYLLGHDDHQHQITSKNGCSGSIAVPADGEHDPAANIFGVFDAEYTDNGGITSHSVRKLQPRHRQGEHFSAMSGIEFATHAAAEGGRTVGYVDTNDWVSFTPYALSTATSFSARVSSGGPGGTIEVRAGSATGQLMATVPVANTGSWDTFTNVSANLTNKPAGTTTLFLVFKGVTGNGNLFDLDAFTLATSGSTGTTDTFTVSS encoded by the coding sequence ATGAGAAGAAGCCGAATCGCCGTGCTGATCACGGCGGCTCTGATCGGAGCCCTGGGCGTCAGCGCCCCCGCGGCCGAGGCAGGGTCGACCATCCCGGCCGCCGACTACCAGCAGGTGTCGCTGGCCAGTGGTGCCAACGAGCTCGGCGAGGCGATGTCGCTCGCCGTGATGCCCAACCGGTCGGTCATCCACACCGCCCGCGACGGCGCCGTCCGGATCACCGATGTCAACGGTACGACGACGCTGGCCGGCCGGTTGAACGTCTACACCCACGACGAGGAAGGACTCCAGGGCGTCGCCGTCGATCCAGGGTTTGCGACCAACCGCTTCGTCTGGCTGTACTTTTCGCCGAGGCTGTCGACGCCGGACGGGGACGCGCCGACCGACGGCACGCAGGCCGACTGGGACCGGTGGAAGGGGGAGCTGCACCTGTCGCGCTTCGTGCTGAAGACCGACAACACGCTCGACCTGGCCAGCGAGAAGATCGTGCTCCGGGTCCCGAACGACCGCGGCCAGTGCTGCCACGTCGGCGGCGATCTCGATTTCAATGCCGCCGGCAACCTCTACCTGACCACCGGCGACGACAGCAACCCGTTCCAGTCCGACAGCTACACGCCGATCGACGAGCGGACCAGCCGCAACCCGCAGTTCGACGCGCAGCGGACGTCGGGCAACACCAACGACCTGCGCGGCAAGCTGCTGCGGATCAAGCCGCAGGCCGACGGCACGTACACGATCCCGTCCGGCAACCTGTTCGCGCCGGGCACCGCGCAGACCAAGCCCGAGATCTACGCGATGGGCTTCCGCAACCCGTTCCGGATGAGTGTCGACAAACCGACCGGCATCGTCTACCTCGGCGACTACGGCCCGGACGCCGGCGTCACCGACCCGAACCGCGGGCCGAACGGCCAGGTCGAGTTCGACCGGATCATGGCCCCCGGCAACTACGGCTGGCCGTACTGCACCGGCACCAACGCCACGAACGAGACCTACAACGACTGGCAGTTCCCGAGCGGTCCGTCGGGTGCCAAGTTCGACTGCGCCGGTGGTCCCACCAACAATTCGTTCCGCAACACCGGCCAGACCAAACTGCCGCCGGCCAAGCCGTCCTGGATCAAGTACGGCGGTGATGCCGGAACGCCGCCGGAGTTCGGCGGCGGCTCCGAGTCGCCGATGGGCGGTCCGGTCTACCGGTACGACGCCGGCAACACCTCGCCGGTCAAGTTTCCGGCGTCGCTGAACGGCCGCTACTTCGCCGGGGAGCTCGGCCGCAAGTGGATCAAGGCGATCGAGGTGACCGGCACTGGTGGCGTCGGTGACATCGGTGCGTTCCCGTGGACCGGCACGCAGGTGATGGACATGGCGTTCGGGCCGGACGGCGCGCTGTACGTGCTCGACTACGGCACCGGCGCGAACAACCAGGCGTTGTGGCGGATCGAGTACAAGGGCAGCACCAACCGCAACCCGATCGCCAAGGCCGCGGCGACTCCCACCTCGGGTGGCCGGCCGCTGACCGTGGCGTTCTCGTCGGCGGGCAGCTCGGACCCCGAGGGCGGTGCGTTGTCGTACCGGTGGACCTTCGGCGACGGCGGCAGCTCGACGCAGGCCAACCCGTCGTACACCTACAACACCGCGGGCACGTTCACGGCGACGCTGACCGTGACGGACCCGACCGGGCTGACCGGTTCGGCCAACGTGCAGATCAGCGTCGGCAACACCGCGCCGACGGTGACGCTGCAGGCGCCGGCGGACGGGCAGCCGTTCTCGTTCGGCGACACCGTCCCGTTCCAGGTCACCGTCAGCGATCCGGAGGACGGGACGATCGACTGCAGCCGGGTGAAGGTGACCTACCTGCTCGGGCACGACGACCACCAGCACCAGATCACCTCGAAGAACGGCTGCAGCGGCTCGATCGCCGTACCGGCCGACGGTGAGCACGATCCGGCCGCGAACATCTTCGGGGTCTTCGACGCGGAGTACACCGACAACGGCGGGATCACCTCGCACAGCGTGCGTAAGCTCCAGCCGAGGCACCGCCAGGGCGAGCACTTCAGCGCGATGTCGGGGATCGAGTTCGCGACCCACGCCGCGGCCGAGGGCGGCCGGACGGTCGGGTACGTCGACACCAACGACTGGGTCTCGTTCACGCCGTACGCGCTGAGCACGGCGACGTCGTTCAGCGCACGGGTGTCGTCCGGTGGACCCGGCGGGACGATCGAGGTGCGGGCCGGGTCCGCGACCGGTCAGCTGATGGCGACCGTGCCGGTGGCCAACACGGGCAGCTGGGACACGTTCACCAACGTCTCGGCCAACCTGACCAACAAGCCGGCCGGCACGACGACGCTGTTCCTGGTCTTCAAGGGCGTCACGGGCAACGGGAACCTGTTCGACCTGGACGCGTTCACCCTGGCGACCTCGGGCTCGACCGGTACGACGGACACCTTCACCGTCTCTTCCTAG
- a CDS encoding ThuA domain-containing protein, with amino-acid sequence MTTFTRRTALLTGGALVVGGLLPWQTASAAPYQVLVFSKTAGFRHDSIPAGIQAIRDLGAANGFTVTATEDSAVFTAAQLAAYKAVVFLSTTGDVLNAAQQTAFEGYINGGGGYVGVHAAADTEYDWPWYGQLVGAWFHSHPAIQQVTARVEDRTHASTSHLGTTWVRTDELYNYRTNPRPNVRVLINLDESTYSGGNMGDHPIAWYHAQGSGRSFYTGFGHTIESYADQAFRRHLLGGIQYAAGVHRQR; translated from the coding sequence ATGACTACATTCACGCGACGTACGGCACTGCTGACCGGAGGAGCGCTTGTGGTCGGCGGGCTGCTGCCCTGGCAGACGGCCTCTGCGGCGCCGTACCAGGTGCTGGTGTTCAGCAAGACGGCCGGTTTCCGGCACGACTCGATCCCGGCCGGCATCCAGGCGATCCGGGACCTCGGTGCGGCCAACGGGTTCACTGTGACGGCTACCGAGGACAGTGCGGTCTTCACGGCGGCGCAGCTGGCGGCGTACAAGGCTGTGGTGTTCCTGAGCACGACCGGCGACGTCCTGAACGCCGCACAGCAGACGGCGTTCGAGGGCTACATCAACGGCGGGGGCGGGTACGTCGGAGTGCATGCGGCGGCTGACACCGAGTACGACTGGCCCTGGTACGGGCAGCTGGTCGGTGCGTGGTTCCACAGCCACCCGGCGATCCAGCAGGTCACCGCACGGGTCGAGGACCGGACCCACGCGTCGACCTCGCACCTGGGGACCACCTGGGTGCGGACCGACGAGCTGTACAACTACCGGACCAACCCGCGGCCGAACGTGCGGGTGCTGATCAACCTGGACGAGTCCACCTACAGCGGCGGCAACATGGGCGACCACCCGATCGCCTGGTACCACGCGCAGGGCTCGGGCAGGTCGTTCTACACCGGGTTCGGCCACACCATCGAGTCGTACGCCGACCAGGCGTTCCGGCGGCATCTGCTGGGCGGCATCCAGTACGCCGCCGGGGTACATCGACAACGGTGA
- a CDS encoding alkaline phosphatase D family protein, with the protein MTPPVGDALDRRRFLGAVGGVAGLAALAQLPVGPAEATPRPGGGDYPFRLGVASGDPTTSGVVLWTRLVPDRFVPGGGMPNRKVPVQWQIALDAGFRRVVRQGQTWALPELAHSVHVEVEGLAPDREWFYRFKYRSDVSPVGRTRTAPVRTGRHASMNFAFASCQEWSSGYYSALRHLAEEDLDLVLHLGDYVYEGGIPADGGYRKTPVPAVLQEAPRDVDRWRMQYALYKSDPDLQRAHARFPWMVTWDDHEVQNDYANTQSQYEGDITALRTAAYQAWYEHQPVRRPARPAGEGPRIYRRLQWGDLAQFDVVDGRQYRSVPPCGWGEADACTGGYDPSITMLGKNQEKWLYDGLKRSRAQWDVLASNVMVGRLDHDGAAGDLLWHDAWDGFPAARQRLIEAWRRADTRNPVVVTGDWHSSFVNDIHENFDKPGTPVVATEFVGTSLTSNGDGEVYGPYYGPMIKYNPHIKFFDGDRRGYVRCSVSRDEFRTDLRMVTTVSRSDAPKYTYASFVVEDGRPGAVKV; encoded by the coding sequence ATGACTCCGCCCGTAGGTGATGCGCTGGACCGTCGTCGTTTCCTGGGAGCCGTTGGAGGTGTCGCCGGTCTGGCCGCGCTCGCGCAGCTGCCGGTCGGCCCTGCCGAGGCGACCCCGAGGCCCGGGGGAGGTGACTACCCGTTCAGGCTCGGCGTGGCCAGTGGTGACCCGACGACCAGTGGGGTCGTGCTGTGGACCCGGCTGGTGCCTGACCGGTTCGTGCCGGGCGGTGGCATGCCGAACCGCAAGGTGCCGGTGCAGTGGCAGATCGCGCTCGACGCCGGCTTCCGGCGCGTCGTACGGCAGGGGCAGACGTGGGCGCTGCCGGAGCTGGCGCACTCCGTGCACGTGGAGGTCGAGGGGCTCGCGCCGGACCGCGAGTGGTTCTACCGATTCAAGTACCGCTCCGACGTGTCGCCGGTCGGGCGGACCCGGACAGCGCCGGTACGGACCGGTCGGCATGCCTCGATGAACTTCGCGTTCGCCTCCTGCCAGGAGTGGTCGAGCGGGTACTACTCGGCGCTGCGGCACCTGGCCGAGGAGGACCTGGACCTGGTGCTGCACCTCGGCGACTACGTGTACGAGGGCGGCATCCCGGCTGATGGCGGCTACCGGAAGACGCCGGTGCCCGCCGTACTGCAGGAGGCTCCGCGCGACGTCGACCGGTGGCGGATGCAGTACGCGCTCTACAAGAGCGACCCGGACCTGCAGCGGGCGCACGCGCGGTTCCCGTGGATGGTGACCTGGGACGACCACGAGGTGCAGAACGACTACGCCAACACGCAGTCGCAGTACGAGGGAGACATCACGGCGCTGCGCACGGCGGCGTACCAGGCCTGGTACGAGCACCAGCCCGTACGGCGTCCGGCCCGGCCCGCTGGCGAGGGCCCGCGGATCTACCGGCGGCTGCAGTGGGGTGACCTCGCGCAGTTCGACGTGGTCGACGGTCGGCAGTACCGCAGCGTGCCGCCGTGCGGCTGGGGCGAGGCGGACGCGTGCACCGGCGGCTACGACCCGTCGATCACCATGCTCGGCAAGAACCAGGAGAAGTGGCTGTACGACGGCCTGAAGCGCTCCCGGGCGCAGTGGGACGTGCTGGCCAGCAACGTGATGGTCGGCCGGCTCGACCACGACGGCGCGGCCGGCGACCTGCTCTGGCACGACGCCTGGGACGGCTTCCCGGCAGCGCGGCAGCGGCTGATCGAGGCCTGGCGACGGGCGGACACGCGGAACCCGGTGGTGGTGACCGGCGACTGGCACTCGAGCTTCGTCAACGACATCCACGAGAACTTCGACAAGCCGGGCACACCGGTGGTGGCGACCGAGTTCGTCGGGACGTCGCTGACCAGCAACGGCGACGGCGAGGTGTACGGGCCGTACTACGGGCCGATGATCAAGTACAACCCGCACATCAAGTTCTTCGACGGGGACCGGCGCGGGTATGTGCGGTGCTCGGTCTCGCGGGACGAGTTCCGCACGGACCTGCGGATGGTGACGACGGTGAGCCGGTCGGACGCGCCGAAGTACACCTACGCGTCGTTCGTGGTGGAGGACGGGCGACCGGGGGCTGTGAAGGTCTAG